A stretch of the Duncaniella dubosii genome encodes the following:
- a CDS encoding RtcB family protein, whose amino-acid sequence MKTIDGHDVKIFTDNIEANALAQINELLSIDVFSDKKIRIMPDVHAGAGCVIGFTGDLGDKVIPNIVGVDIGCGMRILRLGRLSDIDYHAFNEHILANIPSGMRVREDKYGFTPLGVDEMDIYREAKQLLTELYCYRELKDTARIKKAIGSLGGGNHFIELDKDEESNVYLVIHTGSRNLGKQVADIYQARAVRHLIAGEDEFEESVRRTIEEYKAAGRRSELQAVIRKMRKERRMAVPSLPPALCYVEGEMRRQYLHDMRLCQRWAVLNRKLISRLLMKFFPDVEVTEEFESVHNYISDDNIIRKGAISALEGERCIIPLNMRDGSLLCTGKGNSDWNCSAPHGAGRVLSRSQAYQKISIDDFKASMQGIYSESVNDFTRDESPMVYKPADEIIANIGDTVNIDSVIRPIFNFKAS is encoded by the coding sequence ATGAAGACAATAGACGGTCACGACGTGAAGATTTTCACTGACAACATTGAGGCCAATGCCTTGGCCCAGATTAATGAACTGCTCTCAATCGATGTGTTTTCCGACAAGAAAATACGCATTATGCCGGACGTACACGCCGGCGCAGGATGCGTAATCGGTTTCACCGGCGACCTTGGCGACAAGGTTATCCCCAACATCGTCGGTGTGGACATCGGCTGCGGTATGCGCATACTCAGGCTCGGCCGTCTCTCTGACATCGACTACCATGCTTTCAATGAACATATTCTTGCCAACATACCCTCAGGCATGAGGGTGCGTGAGGATAAATACGGGTTCACTCCTCTCGGCGTGGACGAGATGGATATCTATCGTGAGGCAAAGCAGCTCCTGACCGAACTCTATTGCTACCGTGAGCTTAAGGACACCGCACGCATAAAGAAAGCCATAGGTTCTCTCGGCGGAGGGAATCACTTCATCGAGCTTGACAAGGATGAGGAAAGTAACGTCTATCTCGTGATTCACACCGGATCGCGAAATCTCGGCAAGCAGGTGGCCGACATCTATCAGGCTCGTGCGGTCAGGCACTTGATCGCCGGAGAAGATGAATTTGAGGAATCAGTCAGACGTACTATTGAGGAATACAAGGCTGCCGGACGCCGGTCGGAGCTACAGGCTGTCATTAGGAAAATGCGCAAGGAGCGCCGGATGGCTGTGCCGTCACTTCCGCCCGCGCTCTGTTATGTCGAAGGCGAGATGCGCCGACAATATCTACACGACATGCGTCTGTGTCAGCGCTGGGCCGTGCTCAACCGTAAGCTCATATCTCGTCTGCTCATGAAATTTTTCCCTGACGTAGAGGTGACCGAAGAGTTTGAATCGGTCCACAACTACATAAGCGACGACAACATCATCCGCAAGGGGGCGATTTCTGCTTTGGAGGGCGAACGGTGCATCATTCCGCTTAACATGCGCGACGGATCGTTGCTTTGCACCGGCAAGGGAAATTCCGACTGGAACTGTTCGGCACCCCACGGTGCCGGGCGTGTGTTGAGCCGTAGTCAGGCATATCAGAAAATTTCAATTGACGACTTCAAGGCTTCTATGCAGGGCATATATTCCGAGTCGGTCAATGACTTCACCCGCGATGAATCCCCGATGGTCTATAAACCGGCCGACGAAATTATTGCCAATATCGGAGATACGGTAAACATCGATTCTGTCATACGCCCCATTTTCAACTTCAAAGCTTCATGA
- a CDS encoding S9 family peptidase, with product MRALSLAGLATLWLGASAGKIDVTSFRYQGPFVVNHPVMVDSVDVNSKKFDRTSLLATPISLETAANGREITGDVVLGSNRDAIHLLNFSIDNERYVTATLKIDGLRHHEVYLDGKKLDGDKLTLTPATHNVTIKCLTDNSSADSLHVAIESEHPGLMKINSGVEKRRFTLNDVMTGKRFSSSTLSPSGKYLLRSYYYTHDGGANTFSFDICDFASGRVLAKRTKSLRWMPKSDRLYYTRYVDGKLQLVTVDPANGSETVIANDVPESYFTISPTEDFLIYTRQQEGPKEKNADLYEIIHPEDRQPGWRNRGTLMKYDFATGMSTPLTFGNRNTGLCGLSDDGRKLLYQVSESRLEKRPTTLTSLYLLDLSDNSVMTLVEKEGFFGGAILSPDGTKVALIGSPEAYGAVGRNLPDDRIPSMYDNQLYVLDVATKAITPLTRDFDPSVDNVKWNRNDGNIYFIASDRDRRSLFRVNPTSGKIDNLNAKEDYVMSFSLSNGSNDMVYVGQGAVNSDRLYSLNTKNLRQNLIEDLSAERLDGVMLGECKPWIYKSSRGDSICGRYILPPDFDPTRKYPMIVNYYGGCSPTSRTFESRYPHHVYAAHGYVVLVINPSGSAGFGQEFASRHVNTAGEGVAEDIIEGVRQFIKANPWVDASKIGCIGASYGGFMTQYLQTKTDLFAAAISHAGISDHTSYWGEGYWGYSYSEVSMAKSYPWSHSDLYVKQSPLYNADKIHTPILFLHGDSDTNVPFGESIQMYTALKLLGRETAFVAVRDANHQVTEFNKRKQWQETIFAWFAKYLQDDESWWESLYPKKTLD from the coding sequence ATACGTGCATTATCATTGGCCGGACTGGCAACACTGTGGCTCGGTGCGTCGGCCGGAAAAATCGATGTCACTTCGTTCAGATACCAAGGACCTTTTGTTGTCAACCATCCGGTGATGGTCGACAGCGTCGATGTCAATTCCAAAAAATTTGACCGCACCTCGCTGCTTGCGACCCCCATTTCACTCGAAACAGCCGCAAACGGCCGGGAAATCACAGGCGATGTTGTGCTTGGCTCAAATCGCGATGCAATCCATCTGCTGAACTTCTCGATTGACAACGAACGCTATGTCACCGCCACGCTCAAAATCGACGGTCTGCGCCACCACGAAGTGTATCTCGACGGCAAGAAGCTCGACGGCGACAAACTCACGCTCACCCCGGCCACTCACAATGTGACCATCAAATGCCTCACCGACAATTCATCGGCCGATTCACTGCATGTCGCTATCGAGAGTGAGCATCCCGGGCTTATGAAAATCAACAGCGGTGTCGAAAAGCGTCGTTTCACACTCAACGACGTGATGACCGGAAAACGTTTCAGCTCGTCCACTCTTTCGCCGAGCGGCAAATATCTCCTCCGCTCCTATTATTATACACACGACGGCGGAGCTAACACATTTTCATTTGACATCTGCGATTTCGCTTCAGGCCGCGTATTGGCAAAGCGCACTAAATCGCTACGCTGGATGCCCAAAAGTGACCGTCTGTATTACACACGCTACGTCGACGGAAAACTCCAGCTTGTGACCGTAGACCCGGCCAACGGAAGCGAGACTGTCATAGCTAATGATGTACCTGAGAGCTACTTTACAATCTCACCTACAGAAGATTTTCTCATCTACACCCGCCAGCAGGAAGGACCTAAGGAGAAAAATGCCGATCTTTACGAAATCATACATCCCGAGGACCGTCAGCCGGGATGGCGCAACAGAGGGACGCTCATGAAATATGATTTCGCCACAGGGATGTCGACTCCTCTGACTTTCGGCAACCGAAACACGGGTCTATGCGGTCTGTCGGACGACGGACGGAAACTTCTCTATCAGGTTTCGGAATCACGCCTTGAGAAGCGCCCAACCACCCTCACGTCGCTCTATCTTCTCGACCTGTCCGACAATTCAGTCATGACACTCGTCGAGAAGGAAGGATTTTTCGGCGGGGCTATCCTCTCGCCCGACGGGACAAAAGTGGCTCTCATCGGTTCGCCCGAAGCCTACGGTGCTGTCGGACGCAATCTGCCCGACGACCGCATCCCGAGCATGTATGACAACCAGCTCTACGTGCTCGATGTAGCCACAAAAGCCATCACACCGCTTACACGCGATTTTGATCCATCGGTCGACAATGTGAAGTGGAACCGCAACGACGGCAACATATATTTCATCGCCAGTGACCGCGACAGGCGTTCGCTGTTCCGTGTCAATCCCACAAGCGGGAAAATAGACAATCTCAATGCAAAAGAGGACTATGTGATGTCGTTCTCACTCTCGAATGGAAGCAACGACATGGTGTATGTCGGACAGGGAGCTGTCAATTCCGACCGTCTCTATTCGCTCAACACGAAAAATCTGCGTCAGAATCTCATCGAGGATCTCAGCGCCGAGCGGCTCGACGGTGTGATGCTCGGCGAATGCAAGCCTTGGATCTACAAATCGTCGCGTGGCGACAGCATCTGCGGACGCTACATCCTTCCTCCAGACTTCGACCCGACGCGCAAATATCCGATGATCGTGAACTACTATGGCGGATGCTCGCCTACGAGCCGCACATTTGAAAGCCGCTATCCACACCATGTGTACGCCGCCCACGGCTATGTGGTGCTTGTCATCAATCCGAGCGGCAGCGCGGGCTTCGGTCAGGAATTCGCATCGCGCCACGTCAATACGGCCGGCGAAGGTGTGGCAGAAGACATCATCGAAGGTGTCCGGCAGTTCATCAAGGCGAATCCTTGGGTCGATGCTTCAAAAATCGGGTGCATAGGCGCATCGTATGGCGGATTCATGACACAATATCTCCAGACGAAAACCGACCTCTTCGCAGCTGCCATCTCGCACGCAGGCATCAGTGACCATACGAGCTACTGGGGCGAAGGTTACTGGGGATATTCCTACAGCGAGGTCAGCATGGCTAAAAGCTACCCTTGGAGTCATTCGGATCTCTACGTGAAGCAAAGCCCGCTATATAACGCCGACAAAATCCATACACCGATTCTTTTCCTCCACGGTGATTCCGACACCAATGTGCCCTTCGGCGAGAGCATTCAGATGTATACGGCTCTCAAGCTGCTCGGACGCGAGACTGCATTCGTAGCCGTCAGGGATGCAAACCATCAGGTGACCGAATTCAACAAACGCAAGCAATGGCAGGAGACCATTTTCGCTTGGTTTGCAAAATATCTTCAGGACGATGAATCGTGGTGGGAATCGCTATATCCCAAAAAGACTCTCGACTGA
- a CDS encoding outer membrane beta-barrel family protein gives MSKVILPFILIMSVAFTARSQQPSVTPTQPSDSLVRELGEVVVTARDQSTRLVGNSLVSTIAGTPLAELGNALDVLSQLPMIKVSDDEVSIHGKGSPLIYIDNRPVSDGFDLRTLRSRNIRNVELILAPGAEYDATVGAVLKITTRRTFIEGLSLDDELQGKAARSLTGYEILNLRYFFRSSTELFATGLAAHNNSVMRGATVNSLDYEGQPTVVGSSQSIRRPSNNLSAKFGFNQTFGSLSFGAWYKVLREDGHFSNQGSEWLDDNPLIERNITKRISGTNHYSQYYLDKSFASGGRIHFDGSLIDRNTRSATTTAYTLSDLYPDVSSTQRYDSRLYAGKLTYSMPLSKGSLVVGTEDSYTTTRVDYRMLNEEIGSYIPSALSEVAQTSLAGFASYSAGFGKLGLTAGLRYEYKNFSYRLDGKRDDSLSRRDNFVTPDISLSYDFSGDGSKSLSLSYKSFTELPPYSSLSNGLSYTGIHEIEGGNPALRDGRSHQLQLLGMMGDFMMQATFRRSFDTYGFIKRIYPADNLQLIFQPVNFNVSAAWVYFVWQRRIGCWQPVLTLGVNPQWLEVGGEKYDKPVYAWFFDNTLSLPFGILLTANLYGQSSGYIHTQLMESKPLMMDAGIQKSFLGKSLTVKLSASNIFNSRRDGWRLRSYGVDMIKRQTYDNRYIALTLSYSFQPRKSSYKGSDAASSEINRL, from the coding sequence ATGTCAAAAGTTATCCTACCATTCATCCTTATTATGTCAGTCGCCTTTACGGCGCGTTCACAACAACCGTCCGTCACCCCCACGCAGCCGTCCGACAGTCTCGTCCGTGAGCTTGGCGAAGTGGTCGTGACCGCACGTGACCAATCGACACGTCTTGTCGGCAACTCACTTGTCTCGACCATCGCCGGAACGCCTCTTGCCGAACTTGGCAACGCTCTTGATGTCCTCTCGCAGCTTCCGATGATAAAGGTGTCGGACGATGAGGTCAGCATCCACGGCAAAGGTTCGCCGCTGATTTATATAGATAACCGTCCTGTCAGCGACGGTTTCGATTTGCGGACACTCCGTAGCCGTAACATCCGCAATGTAGAGCTGATTCTCGCTCCCGGAGCGGAATATGACGCGACTGTCGGCGCAGTGTTGAAAATCACCACGCGCCGCACATTCATCGAAGGACTTAGCCTTGACGACGAACTTCAGGGAAAGGCGGCGCGGTCGCTCACAGGCTACGAGATTCTTAATCTCCGTTACTTTTTCCGTAGTTCTACCGAGCTGTTTGCCACAGGCTTAGCCGCACACAACAATTCGGTCATGCGCGGTGCTACGGTCAATTCGCTTGACTATGAGGGACAGCCTACGGTGGTGGGCAGCAGTCAGTCGATCCGCAGACCCTCCAACAATCTCAGTGCTAAATTCGGTTTCAATCAGACGTTTGGTTCGCTTTCGTTTGGCGCATGGTACAAAGTGCTGCGTGAGGACGGCCATTTTTCAAACCAAGGCTCAGAGTGGCTTGATGATAATCCGCTGATTGAACGTAATATAACTAAGCGTATCAGCGGTACAAACCACTACTCTCAGTATTATCTCGACAAATCGTTCGCATCCGGAGGCCGAATCCATTTTGATGGTTCGCTCATTGACCGTAACACCCGTAGCGCAACCACGACGGCCTACACTCTGTCAGACCTTTATCCCGATGTAAGTTCCACCCAGCGTTATGATTCCCGTCTATATGCAGGAAAACTGACATATTCAATGCCGCTCTCCAAAGGTTCGTTAGTTGTTGGCACAGAAGATTCCTATACCACAACACGCGTTGACTACAGGATGCTCAACGAAGAGATCGGCAGCTATATCCCCTCGGCGCTGTCGGAGGTGGCACAGACCTCTCTGGCAGGATTCGCGAGCTACTCTGCCGGATTTGGAAAGCTCGGTCTCACCGCAGGGCTGCGCTATGAATATAAAAACTTCAGCTATCGTCTTGACGGCAAGCGTGATGACAGTCTGTCGCGTCGCGACAATTTCGTCACGCCAGACATATCGCTGTCCTACGACTTTTCCGGCGACGGTTCGAAGTCGCTGTCACTCAGCTATAAAAGTTTCACCGAACTACCTCCATACTCAAGCCTTTCCAACGGACTATCCTACACGGGGATTCATGAGATCGAGGGTGGTAATCCTGCTCTGCGCGACGGCCGCAGCCATCAGTTGCAGCTCCTCGGCATGATGGGCGACTTTATGATGCAGGCCACGTTCCGCCGTTCGTTTGACACCTACGGGTTCATCAAGCGCATCTATCCTGCCGATAATCTCCAGCTCATTTTCCAGCCGGTCAATTTCAATGTGTCGGCCGCATGGGTCTACTTCGTCTGGCAGAGGCGCATCGGTTGCTGGCAACCGGTTTTGACATTGGGCGTTAACCCGCAGTGGCTTGAGGTCGGAGGTGAGAAATACGACAAGCCTGTCTACGCTTGGTTTTTCGATAACACGCTCTCGCTTCCGTTCGGAATCCTTCTGACTGCCAACTTATACGGGCAGAGCAGCGGATATATCCACACTCAGCTCATGGAATCGAAGCCGTTGATGATGGATGCCGGAATACAGAAGTCTTTCCTCGGCAAATCGCTGACCGTCAAGCTGTCGGCGTCAAATATATTCAATAGCCGCCGTGATGGCTGGAGGTTGAGAAGCTACGGTGTCGACATGATTAAACGCCAGACTTACGACAATCGCTATATAGCCCTGACACTAAGCTACTCTTTCCAGCCACGCAAATCGTCCTACAAAGGCTCTGACGCAGCTTCGTCGGAAATTAATCGTCTGTGA
- a CDS encoding helix-turn-helix transcriptional regulator, with translation MTRQIGDKPRHVVIDIDSTQAPYIESKPFHRSQKVEQRFDDGSIRISLKVVINNELVRLILGYGGHAEVIAPPELRVKVAESVIKAADRYRE, from the coding sequence GTGACCCGTCAGATTGGTGACAAGCCCCGACACGTTGTGATAGACATAGACTCCACGCAGGCACCATATATCGAGTCAAAGCCTTTTCACCGCTCGCAGAAAGTGGAACAGCGCTTCGATGACGGTAGCATCAGGATTTCGTTGAAGGTCGTCATCAATAACGAGCTTGTGCGTCTGATTCTCGGCTATGGAGGTCATGCCGAAGTCATTGCACCACCTGAGCTTCGTGTGAAAGTGGCCGAAAGCGTCATCAAGGCCGCCGACCGCTACCGTGAATAA
- a CDS encoding threonine/serine exporter family protein: protein MMTRIDDASATSAVPVASAGCVCGGEIHSLKEICLFISEYSAWLLGCGATCIRLERNVMRMAEALGCGVVMTILPRHIHLSVCLPDKSDSYTYITATRTLPISFDINTRLSELSWALADGKINFEEAKVQFDSIIRTPPADKNLVLLLASLANASFCRLFTGDWPAVAVVFLSTLAGYYLKQVLCEHKVDLRLVFILCAFVSSVLGASDALFNLGTTPEIAVGTSVLYLVPGIPFLNSFSDMLAGHYICSFCRFIHAVILTCCLSIGLCGGLLMMNLGMF, encoded by the coding sequence ATGATGACGAGGATTGACGATGCTTCCGCCACGTCGGCTGTTCCGGTAGCCTCAGCGGGATGCGTCTGTGGAGGCGAGATTCATTCGCTAAAGGAAATTTGTCTTTTCATATCGGAATATTCGGCATGGCTGCTCGGCTGCGGTGCGACGTGCATACGTCTCGAACGCAACGTCATGCGCATGGCCGAGGCTCTTGGCTGCGGGGTAGTGATGACAATTCTCCCGCGCCACATCCATCTCTCCGTGTGTCTGCCTGACAAATCCGACAGTTATACTTATATAACCGCAACGCGGACACTTCCCATAAGTTTCGACATTAACACCCGTCTCAGTGAGCTGAGCTGGGCTTTGGCCGACGGAAAGATAAATTTTGAAGAAGCCAAGGTGCAGTTTGACAGTATCATCCGCACGCCTCCGGCCGACAAAAATCTTGTTCTCCTTCTCGCCTCACTGGCCAATGCCTCCTTCTGCCGTCTTTTCACCGGCGACTGGCCTGCGGTGGCTGTGGTGTTTCTCTCAACCCTTGCAGGCTATTATCTGAAACAGGTGCTTTGCGAGCATAAGGTCGACCTTCGTCTGGTGTTTATCCTCTGTGCGTTTGTGTCGTCGGTTCTCGGTGCGAGCGACGCCCTTTTCAATCTCGGCACTACGCCCGAGATCGCTGTCGGGACGAGTGTGCTCTATCTTGTTCCCGGCATTCCGTTCCTAAACTCGTTCAGCGACATGCTCGCCGGTCACTACATCTGCTCTTTCTGCCGTTTCATCCATGCCGTGATTCTCACATGCTGTCTGTCCATCGGACTTTGCGGAGGTCTGCTTATGATGAACCTCGGGATGTTCTGA
- a CDS encoding helix-turn-helix transcriptional regulator, translating into MPINRATLIRISTIDRCLHNRYRRWTINDLIEACTDALAEFEGRANPVSRRTFQNDLALMRSDRLGYNAPIVVRDNKYYEYEDPDFTITHLPLNDEGLDALNSALDILRQLQCFPQLASSIETISKLNEQISRQTGASVPAMDMEHVDGYRGKRFIGMIYDAVRKHRTITIEYQSFKASRPDTLTVYPYLLKEYRNRWFLVGEKSTNRAPHVNIFALDRIHSVKFDHEHPFRKCAGFDPEHFLTTPSV; encoded by the coding sequence ATGCCAATCAACCGAGCCACACTCATCAGGATTTCAACCATTGATCGTTGTCTTCATAACCGTTATCGACGATGGACAATCAACGATCTTATTGAAGCATGCACAGATGCGCTGGCGGAGTTCGAGGGGAGGGCCAATCCCGTCAGCCGGCGCACATTTCAAAACGATCTCGCGCTGATGCGCAGTGACCGGCTCGGCTACAACGCACCGATTGTCGTGCGCGACAATAAATATTACGAATACGAAGACCCTGATTTCACCATAACCCATCTCCCGCTTAACGACGAGGGGCTTGATGCGCTCAATTCTGCCCTTGATATTCTCCGTCAGCTTCAGTGCTTTCCTCAGCTGGCCTCGTCAATCGAGACCATCAGTAAACTCAACGAGCAGATTTCTCGCCAGACAGGAGCGTCAGTCCCGGCGATGGATATGGAACATGTCGACGGTTACCGCGGAAAGCGGTTCATAGGCATGATATACGATGCTGTTCGTAAACATCGGACAATTACGATTGAATATCAGTCGTTCAAAGCCTCGCGCCCTGACACCCTGACCGTCTATCCCTATCTTTTGAAAGAATATCGTAACCGTTGGTTTCTCGTAGGGGAGAAGTCGACAAACCGCGCACCGCATGTCAACATATTCGCGCTCGACCGCATCCATTCGGTCAAATTCGACCATGAGCATCCTTTCAGAAAATGCGCCGGATTTGACCCGGAACACTTTTTGACGACACCATCGGTGTGA
- a CDS encoding DUF3791 domain-containing protein: MDTKTLEFVTYCICKLSQVLKISQREVYRRLKLSGILYGYIVPSYDVLHTFSSRYLVEDLIDYMREKGVLPQ, encoded by the coding sequence ATGGATACTAAGACACTTGAATTTGTAACATATTGTATCTGCAAACTCTCGCAGGTGCTGAAGATAAGCCAGCGGGAGGTATATCGGAGGCTAAAGCTGTCGGGCATACTCTATGGTTATATCGTGCCGTCCTATGATGTGTTGCATACTTTTAGTTCACGTTATCTTGTTGAAGATCTCATTGACTATATGAGAGAGAAAGGAGTGCTGCCACAATGA
- a CDS encoding DUF3990 domain-containing protein: protein MSVIKPDIIYSRDYLDFGKGFYLTSIHEQAVRYGQRFIRRQREAWLNAYEFEFNSSEWKILELDSYDKDWLDFVASCRAGNDVSDFDLVIGGIANDKVIQTLDRYFDGELSEDKALGLLKYERPNIQYCIRSQKMLDDCLKHIESRQL, encoded by the coding sequence GTGTCAGTTATTAAGCCTGATATTATCTATTCTCGGGATTATCTTGATTTCGGCAAAGGTTTTTATCTGACCTCGATTCATGAACAGGCCGTCAGATATGGGCAACGATTCATCCGGCGTCAGCGAGAGGCTTGGTTGAACGCCTACGAATTTGAATTTAACAGTTCGGAATGGAAAATTTTGGAACTCGACAGTTATGATAAGGATTGGCTCGATTTTGTGGCCAGCTGTCGTGCCGGGAATGATGTTTCTGATTTTGATCTCGTAATCGGAGGTATAGCCAACGACAAGGTTATTCAAACGCTTGACAGATATTTCGATGGAGAATTGTCGGAGGATAAAGCATTAGGGTTGCTCAAATATGAACGACCAAATATCCAGTATTGTATCCGATCGCAGAAGATGCTTGACGATTGTTTGAAACATATAGAAAGCAGACAACTATGA
- a CDS encoding LysR substrate-binding domain-containing protein has translation MELRQLKYFVKVAETLNFSEASRALFITQSTLSQQIKQLEQELGSPLFQRDSHRVCLTEAGSELLPYAVRTLHDSQLCLDRMNDLRELLAGTLNIGVTYSFSPILTETIIDFMKLYPGVKLNIFYKPVSELMGMLTEREVDFVLAFRPRLSTDEIESHVLFQNYLAVIVNSSHPLASRQKVTLDELSYYDLALPSRGLQARNYFDAVSSARGVSMKVKIELNEVNILLKLISGSRLATVLAEATIHNVKDVKAVPLDVPSNEMTGCVHTLRDSYRKRSMREFVRMLSESAAIRERVNAWL, from the coding sequence ATGGAACTCCGTCAACTGAAATATTTCGTCAAAGTCGCGGAAACGCTTAACTTTTCCGAGGCATCCCGTGCGCTTTTCATCACTCAGAGCACATTGTCGCAACAGATCAAACAGCTTGAGCAGGAACTCGGCTCTCCGCTTTTCCAGCGCGACAGCCACCGTGTCTGTCTCACCGAAGCCGGAAGCGAGCTGCTGCCCTACGCAGTCAGGACTCTCCATGACTCGCAGCTCTGTCTTGACCGTATGAATGACCTGCGTGAGCTTCTTGCCGGAACTCTCAACATCGGTGTGACCTATTCGTTCAGCCCGATACTGACGGAGACGATCATTGACTTCATGAAACTTTATCCCGGAGTGAAGCTCAACATTTTCTATAAGCCTGTTTCCGAACTGATGGGGATGCTGACCGAACGGGAGGTTGATTTTGTGCTTGCATTCCGTCCGCGTCTGTCGACCGATGAAATCGAGTCGCACGTATTGTTCCAGAACTATCTTGCCGTAATCGTCAACTCTTCCCATCCGCTTGCGTCGCGACAGAAAGTGACTCTCGACGAGCTTTCATACTACGACCTCGCGCTTCCTTCGCGCGGACTTCAGGCACGCAATTATTTCGATGCCGTAAGTTCGGCACGCGGTGTCAGCATGAAGGTGAAAATAGAGCTTAACGAAGTCAATATACTTCTTAAACTGATAAGCGGCAGCCGGCTTGCGACCGTGCTTGCCGAGGCCACCATACACAACGTGAAGGATGTGAAGGCAGTGCCACTCGATGTTCCTTCAAACGAGATGACAGGCTGCGTCCACACCCTTCGCGACAGTTACCGCAAGCGGTCTATGCGTGAGTTTGTCAGAATGCTGAGCGAGTCGGCCGCTATACGCGAGCGCGTCAATGCGTGGCTCTGA
- a CDS encoding DUF3791 domain-containing protein: protein MTEESNLAFHAGKSANIIKSLSDLYGLSLQEAADIYYQSDTSELIEDGIADLHCRSDKYLATVIWEEHQESRK from the coding sequence ATGACCGAAGAAAGTAACTTGGCTTTTCATGCCGGCAAAAGTGCCAATATCATAAAGAGCTTGAGCGACCTCTACGGACTGTCCTTACAAGAGGCTGCTGATATATACTACCAATCCGACACATCGGAATTGATAGAAGACGGTATTGCTGATTTGCATTGTCGAAGCGACAAGTATCTTGCCACTGTTATTTGGGAGGAACATCAAGAGTCTCGTAAATAA
- a CDS encoding secondary thiamine-phosphate synthase enzyme YjbQ: MIKQIEFTLRAYPRGVHLVTGDVMRELPELPECGLLNLLIKHTSAALALNENADPDVRHDLNAIFNRLVPENAPFYLHTDEGSDDMPSHAKSVLVGPSLSLPISRGRLNLGTWQGIYLCEFRDYGGPRKIVATIIS; this comes from the coding sequence ATGATAAAACAAATCGAATTCACACTGCGCGCTTATCCGCGCGGAGTCCACCTCGTGACAGGCGATGTGATGAGAGAATTGCCCGAACTTCCTGAATGCGGACTGCTTAACCTGCTGATAAAGCACACATCGGCTGCCCTCGCCCTCAATGAGAACGCAGACCCTGACGTGCGCCATGACCTAAACGCCATTTTCAACCGGCTCGTGCCGGAAAACGCGCCGTTCTATCTCCACACCGACGAAGGTTCTGACGACATGCCGTCACATGCCAAGTCTGTGCTTGTCGGCCCGTCGCTCAGCCTGCCGATTTCACGCGGACGCCTCAACCTCGGGACATGGCAGGGAATATATCTCTGCGAGTTCCGCGACTATGGCGGTCCGCGAAAAATCGTGGCGACAATCATTTCATAG
- a CDS encoding threonine/serine exporter family protein — protein MLSEFLQDGFFAAIAAVGFAAISNPPKRAYLYCALIAAIGHSSRFLMMHQSVFGLHIVIASTIAALLVGTLAVLLSPVAKTPAETCLFPSLLPMIPGIYAYKTFGGLVMCIYQGGEGRFSHYFYLFASNGLTCLFILLGMVIGATIPIFLFKNISFQATR, from the coding sequence ATGCTAAGTGAATTTCTTCAAGACGGATTTTTTGCGGCGATAGCGGCCGTCGGTTTCGCCGCTATAAGCAACCCTCCGAAGAGGGCCTATCTCTATTGTGCGCTCATCGCCGCCATCGGGCATTCGTCACGGTTTCTGATGATGCACCAGTCTGTGTTCGGCCTCCATATCGTTATCGCCAGCACCATAGCCGCCCTGCTCGTCGGAACGCTTGCCGTATTGCTCTCTCCCGTAGCGAAGACTCCCGCCGAGACATGTCTGTTTCCGTCACTGCTGCCGATGATTCCGGGGATATATGCCTATAAGACCTTCGGAGGACTTGTCATGTGCATCTATCAGGGAGGTGAAGGGCGTTTCAGCCATTATTTTTATCTCTTTGCGAGCAACGGGCTTACGTGTCTGTTCATACTCCTCGGCATGGTTATCGGCGCTACCATCCCAATCTTCCTGTTCAAAAACATTTCATTTCAGGCCACACGATAG